A genome region from Myroides fluvii includes the following:
- the tgt gene encoding tRNA guanosine(34) transglycosylase Tgt, with translation MKFELLHTDVQSRARAGKITTDHGVIETPIFMPVGTVATVKGVHQRELKEEINPDVILGNTYHLYLRPKVEILKQAGGLHKFMNWDRNILTDSGGFQVYSLSANRKIKEEGVKFKSHIDGSYHFFSPENVMEIQRAIGADIIMAFDECTPYPCDYRYAKRSMHMTHRWLDRCVTHFNNTPEMYGYSQALFPIVQGSTYKDLRQQSAEYIANVGAEGNAIGGLSVGEPAEEMYAMTDVVTSILPEDKPRYLMGVGTPINILENIALGVDMFDCVMPTRNARNGMLFTSEGIINMKNKKWENDFSPIDAMGHTWVDTAYSKAYLRHLFAANESLGKQIASIHNLGFYMWLVREARQQILAGTFATWKNKMVKQLGERL, from the coding sequence ATGAAGTTCGAATTATTACATACTGATGTTCAGTCACGTGCGCGTGCTGGAAAAATTACGACGGATCACGGCGTAATTGAAACACCTATTTTCATGCCTGTGGGTACAGTTGCAACAGTAAAGGGTGTACACCAACGTGAACTAAAAGAAGAAATTAACCCAGATGTCATTCTAGGAAATACCTACCATTTATATTTACGACCAAAAGTAGAAATTTTAAAGCAAGCCGGTGGTTTGCATAAATTCATGAATTGGGACCGCAATATTTTAACTGATAGTGGAGGATTTCAAGTGTATTCGCTTTCTGCTAATAGAAAGATTAAAGAAGAAGGAGTAAAATTTAAATCCCATATTGATGGATCGTATCACTTTTTCTCTCCAGAGAATGTGATGGAAATTCAACGTGCGATTGGAGCGGATATCATCATGGCTTTTGACGAATGTACGCCTTATCCTTGTGATTATCGCTATGCAAAGCGCTCAATGCACATGACGCACCGTTGGTTAGATCGTTGTGTGACTCATTTTAATAACACACCTGAAATGTACGGGTATTCTCAAGCATTATTCCCTATTGTTCAAGGAAGTACGTATAAAGATTTACGTCAACAATCAGCAGAGTATATTGCCAATGTTGGAGCAGAAGGAAATGCCATTGGTGGATTATCTGTAGGAGAACCTGCAGAAGAAATGTACGCCATGACAGATGTGGTTACCTCTATTTTACCAGAAGATAAACCACGTTATTTGATGGGGGTGGGTACACCAATTAATATTTTAGAAAATATCGCCCTAGGTGTAGATATGTTCGACTGTGTAATGCCTACGCGTAATGCGCGAAATGGGATGTTATTTACATCCGAAGGAATTATCAATATGAAAAATAAAAAGTGGGAAAATGACTTTTCTCCGATCGATGCAATGGGACATACTTGGGTAGATACGGCTTATTCGAAAGCGTATTTGCGCCATCTATTTGCCGCTAATGAGTCGCTTGGAAAACAAATTGCGTCTATCCACAATTTAGGTTTCTATATGTGGTTGGTACGCGAAGCACGCCAACAAATCTTAGCAGGAACATTCGCAACTTGGAAAAATAAGATGGTGAAGCAATTAGGAGAAAGATTGTAA
- a CDS encoding LptF/LptG family permease → MKIIDWYILKRYLATFFVMLLLFVPIGIVIDVSEKINKILENKVPVQATVLYYLDFTVYFANMLFPIFLFISIIWFTSKLANNTEIVAILSSGISFTRFLRPYLIGATLISFLALAMSMYIVPKASAGYNDFRYKYLKRDEVRESQNVFKQINPNEFIFVSNFNYSTNTGYNFTIEEFDGNKLVSKIEAKRIEWNEETKMYTLYDYFKREVGEKGDVLESANAKELKLEFDIDDLSPVVYAAETMTLGQLKRFIEKERMRGSSNINVHLVVLYKKYSVPVSAFILTIIAVSVSSMKRRGGMGINLAIGIALAFIYVFFDKIFSVLAEASSMSPLVAVWIPNVTFAILAIFLLRNARR, encoded by the coding sequence ATGAAAATTATAGACTGGTATATTTTAAAGCGATATTTAGCCACTTTTTTTGTGATGCTCTTGCTATTTGTACCTATTGGTATTGTGATTGACGTCTCTGAAAAGATTAATAAAATCCTAGAAAACAAGGTGCCAGTACAAGCTACAGTTTTGTATTACTTGGATTTTACCGTCTATTTTGCCAATATGTTGTTTCCTATATTTCTGTTTATTTCCATTATTTGGTTTACGTCCAAACTGGCGAATAATACCGAAATTGTAGCTATTTTAAGTTCGGGAATTTCCTTTACGCGATTTTTACGCCCTTATTTGATTGGTGCAACATTAATTTCATTTCTAGCGCTAGCTATGTCCATGTATATCGTGCCTAAAGCGAGTGCGGGGTATAACGATTTTCGCTATAAATACCTGAAAAGAGATGAGGTGCGCGAAAGTCAGAACGTATTCAAGCAAATCAATCCGAATGAATTTATCTTTGTCAGTAACTTCAACTACAGTACCAACACGGGATATAACTTTACCATTGAAGAATTTGACGGAAATAAGTTAGTCTCTAAAATTGAAGCGAAACGCATTGAATGGAATGAAGAAACGAAAATGTATACGCTGTACGATTACTTTAAAAGAGAAGTAGGAGAAAAGGGGGATGTTTTGGAATCTGCTAATGCTAAGGAATTGAAATTAGAATTCGATATAGATGATTTAAGTCCAGTTGTTTACGCAGCAGAAACGATGACTTTAGGCCAGTTGAAGCGCTTTATTGAAAAAGAACGCATGCGTGGGTCTTCTAATATCAATGTGCACTTAGTTGTGTTGTATAAGAAATACAGTGTGCCTGTATCGGCTTTTATTTTGACCATTATTGCCGTATCCGTGTCTTCAATGAAGCGAAGAGGAGGGATGGGGATCAACTTAGCTATTGGTATTGCCTTAGCTTTTATTTATGTCTTTTTTGATAAGATTTTTAGTGTTTTAGCGGAAGCCTCTAGTATGTCACCTTTAGTGGCCGTGTGGATTCCCAATGTCACATTCGCAATTTTAGCTATATTTTTATTACGAAATGCTCGCAGATAA
- a CDS encoding FecCD family ABC transporter permease, translating into MKKQKISWWLGSILVLFVLILNLSWGSVQIPFKEVVRILLGQEGTKASWEYIVLHYRLPKAIVAMLVGIALSLSGLLMQTLFRNPMAESYVLGISAGAGLGVALVLMGGAVLPAFITPYLTSSYALLLTSVLGSTLLLLLVLGVSHRVKNSVTVLIVGLMFGSFANAIISILTYFSEAEQLKKYTVWMSGSLGNLTKEMLWLFLIVVGIGVLLSVFLIRRLDALLLGEAYATSLGINVKQTRNLIIITTSLLAGGATAFVGPIAFIGLAVPHMARLLWKTNTHRTLIGACIWMGSIVLLLCDMLTQIQPHAILPINAITAIFGAPIVIALLFKYRVF; encoded by the coding sequence ATGAAAAAACAAAAAATAAGTTGGTGGCTCGGGAGTATACTCGTTTTATTCGTCCTGATACTCAACCTTTCTTGGGGGAGTGTTCAAATTCCCTTTAAAGAAGTTGTTCGCATTCTCCTAGGACAAGAAGGAACAAAAGCATCATGGGAGTATATTGTATTGCATTATCGATTGCCCAAGGCCATTGTTGCCATGCTCGTGGGGATAGCACTATCACTGAGTGGGTTGTTAATGCAAACACTGTTTCGAAATCCCATGGCAGAATCCTATGTCTTGGGAATCAGCGCAGGGGCAGGACTCGGTGTTGCCTTGGTATTGATGGGAGGCGCAGTGCTTCCCGCTTTTATTACCCCCTACCTTACCTCTAGCTATGCGCTATTGCTTACGTCCGTTTTAGGTAGTACGCTGCTGTTGCTGTTAGTTCTGGGAGTCTCACATCGTGTCAAGAACTCCGTTACCGTATTAATTGTCGGTTTGATGTTTGGTAGTTTTGCCAATGCCATCATCTCCATACTAACCTATTTTAGCGAAGCAGAACAACTCAAAAAGTACACCGTATGGATGTCGGGCAGTTTAGGAAACTTAACCAAAGAAATGCTCTGGCTTTTTTTGATTGTCGTTGGTATTGGGGTGCTACTGTCTGTATTTTTAATCCGACGATTAGATGCGCTGTTGTTGGGAGAAGCCTATGCAACTTCACTGGGAATAAACGTCAAGCAAACGAGAAATTTAATTATTATCACTACCAGTCTATTGGCAGGTGGTGCAACGGCATTTGTTGGACCGATTGCCTTTATTGGCTTGGCGGTTCCGCATATGGCGCGTTTGTTGTGGAAAACCAATACGCATCGCACATTAATTGGCGCTTGTATTTGGATGGGAAGTATTGTCCTCTTACTCTGTGACATGCTTACACAGATTCAGCCCCACGCGATTCTGCCCATCAATGCCATTACCGCTATTTTTGGAGCGCCCATCGTAATTGCTTTGCTATTTAAATATCGCGTTTTTTAG
- a CDS encoding acetyl-CoA carboxylase carboxyltransferase subunit alpha, which yields MEYLDFELPIKELEEQLKKCTLIGEESDVDVSTTCSQIEKKLEETKKTIYKNLTPWQRVQLSRHPNRPYTVDYIKALCGDTFLELFGDRNVKDDKAMIGGLGKIGDQSFMFVGQQKGFNTKTRQFRNFGMANPEGYRKALRLMQMAEKFNIPIVTLIDTPGAYPGLEAEERGQGEAIARNIYEMFRIKVPIICIIIGEGASGGALGIGVGDRVTMLENTWYSVISPESCSSILWRSWEYKEQAADALKLTSYDMKKNKLVDDIIAEPLGGAHSDREATFESVRSYIVKTHKELAKTPLDKLLDQRMEKYFEMGEYKS from the coding sequence ATGGAATATTTAGATTTTGAGCTTCCTATTAAAGAACTTGAGGAGCAGTTAAAAAAATGTACGTTAATCGGGGAAGAATCTGATGTGGATGTATCAACGACTTGCTCACAAATCGAGAAAAAATTAGAAGAGACAAAGAAAACAATATATAAGAATTTGACTCCTTGGCAACGCGTACAGTTGTCAAGACACCCAAACAGACCTTATACCGTTGATTATATTAAAGCGCTTTGCGGAGATACGTTTTTAGAATTATTTGGTGATAGAAATGTGAAAGATGATAAAGCAATGATCGGTGGATTAGGTAAAATTGGCGATCAGAGTTTTATGTTTGTAGGTCAACAAAAGGGATTCAACACAAAGACTAGACAGTTCAGAAACTTTGGGATGGCAAATCCTGAAGGATACAGAAAAGCTTTGCGTTTGATGCAAATGGCTGAGAAATTTAATATTCCAATTGTTACTTTAATCGATACGCCAGGGGCATACCCAGGATTAGAGGCTGAAGAAAGAGGACAAGGTGAAGCTATCGCTCGTAATATCTACGAAATGTTCCGTATTAAAGTGCCAATCATCTGTATTATTATCGGTGAAGGTGCTTCAGGAGGTGCTTTGGGGATTGGTGTGGGTGACCGCGTAACCATGTTAGAAAATACTTGGTACTCTGTAATTTCACCAGAATCTTGTTCGTCTATTTTATGGAGAAGCTGGGAATATAAAGAACAAGCAGCAGATGCATTAAAATTAACATCTTATGACATGAAAAAGAATAAGCTTGTTGATGATATTATTGCAGAACCTCTTGGTGGAGCTCACTCAGATAGAGAAGCTACTTTTGAATCAGTGAGATCTTATATTGTAA
- a CDS encoding DMT family transporter produces MLADNVKSNLLLHLIVFVWGFTAILGNLITLDALPLVWYRIVIAVITLLLLFAFKRQTLQESKSNISKFLAAGIVIALHWLTFFWAIKVSNVSVTLACLSTGAFFTSILEPIFYKRKIIAYEVFFGFIVVCALGLIFSVSTEYVEGIMLALSAACLSAVFSIINGKFAQHSSASIITFYEMVGGLLILSLYLLFSGGFTAEFFVVTTSDWLWLLVLGTFCTAFAFIGSVYVMKYITPFTVMLTINLEPVYGILLAILIFKDSEKMSPEFYVGALLILSTVVLNAIVKNRKKIKVDKI; encoded by the coding sequence ATGCTCGCAGATAATGTAAAGAGTAATTTGCTGTTACACCTCATTGTATTCGTTTGGGGGTTTACCGCTATTTTAGGTAATTTAATTACACTAGATGCTCTACCTTTGGTTTGGTACAGAATTGTTATTGCTGTTATTACGTTGCTCTTGCTGTTTGCGTTTAAACGACAAACGCTACAAGAAAGCAAGAGTAATATCTCTAAATTTTTAGCCGCTGGAATAGTTATCGCACTGCATTGGTTGACCTTTTTTTGGGCCATTAAAGTGTCTAATGTATCCGTTACCTTGGCCTGTTTGTCAACAGGTGCTTTTTTTACTTCAATTTTAGAACCGATCTTCTATAAACGCAAGATTATTGCCTATGAAGTATTCTTTGGTTTTATCGTTGTATGTGCGTTAGGATTGATTTTTAGCGTGAGTACCGAATATGTTGAAGGAATTATGTTGGCCTTGTCCGCAGCTTGTTTGTCTGCTGTTTTTTCTATTATCAATGGAAAATTCGCACAACATTCCTCGGCTTCAATCATCACCTTTTACGAAATGGTCGGCGGATTGTTGATCCTGTCCCTCTATTTGTTGTTTAGTGGTGGGTTTACAGCAGAATTCTTTGTCGTTACTACTTCAGATTGGCTGTGGTTGTTGGTGTTAGGTACTTTTTGCACCGCTTTTGCATTCATCGGTTCGGTCTATGTAATGAAGTATATTACTCCCTTTACCGTGATGTTAACCATCAACTTAGAACCGGTATACGGTATTCTACTTGCAATTTTGATCTTTAAAGACAGTGAGAAAATGAGCCCCGAATTTTATGTCGGTGCCTTGTTAATATTAAGTACAGTAGTACTGAATGCTATTGTTAAAAACAGGAAAAAGATAAAAGTTGACAAAATATAG